The Leadbettera azotonutricia ZAS-9 genome has a window encoding:
- a CDS encoding glycosyltransferase family 2 protein, whose protein sequence is MVKIGAYILSRFDVLLKSVNKSRSSLKNLVFVATIISTAVYLIWRMFFTLPWQYGAASIIAGLLMLVSEILSTLQALDKFSSVKKGFEPPLPTIPDEWFCDVDIFIATHNESAEILFKTVNGCTHMEYPDKNKVHVYLCDDGNRSEIAALAKELGIGYFGLARNKLLKAGNLNNAMRQTHAPLCVTFDADMIPTRYMLTKTVPYFYLPFMKQLPDDRWILRELGEIDPDYRIGFIQTPQSFYNPDLFQYNLYSEGRIPNEQDYFFREINVIRNASNAPIYAGSNTVISRIALEQVGYIATGTITEDFATGLKIQRKGWITYGTSTPLAHGLAPDDIESLVKQRERWGRGCIQSLQNMNIVGMKDLPFLSKISYINCYFYWWSFLARFIFIAAPILFAVFHLRILVCSVQQFFIFWLPYFILSSITSKLTAGATRNQHWNGVIDTIMFPYLMVPIVKEALGFKLEKFAVTRKDKATGEQKSTFYWALPHLMLLISCLAALGICVKLTLQSATMYNIVMMYWLVINSKNLVLAIFFMMGRKNTRSTERFYVTLPITIHGEFGDIHAMTTDISEEGLAFTIDRPEFISPDTDLSLILEAPPYTAKMVVRVLHIDNRNNNAWKYCVRILTLDRYNIRQYFQIIYDRHHSLPDKIAENWSLYDDYQIQLNKRSSLQINAQRKLPRVELSAIAARSDGSVCMVTSFNYYYLSFRFFSPWPEGDDEDEVRARRNRPACEIFDEAYMEFEGYNNLPFHIAIENKLPGGDILFSVINWRTLLNNKDYPSLIDKWVAGVKMEALIRGERSLPELPPADEYAEILEEAFV, encoded by the coding sequence ATGGTTAAGATTGGCGCCTATATTCTATCCAGGTTTGATGTGCTTCTTAAGTCGGTAAACAAAAGCAGGTCTTCTCTAAAAAACCTGGTGTTTGTCGCGACTATTATCTCCACAGCTGTTTACCTTATATGGCGGATGTTTTTTACCCTTCCCTGGCAATACGGAGCCGCGTCTATTATCGCCGGCCTCCTTATGCTCGTATCTGAAATTTTGTCTACCCTGCAGGCATTGGACAAATTCAGCAGTGTAAAAAAAGGTTTTGAACCTCCGCTTCCCACAATTCCTGATGAATGGTTCTGCGATGTGGACATATTCATTGCGACCCATAATGAATCGGCGGAGATCCTTTTCAAGACTGTCAACGGCTGTACTCATATGGAGTATCCCGATAAAAACAAGGTTCACGTTTACCTCTGTGACGATGGCAATCGGTCTGAAATAGCCGCCCTCGCCAAAGAATTGGGAATCGGTTATTTCGGCCTCGCAAGGAATAAGCTGCTCAAAGCAGGCAACCTGAATAACGCTATGCGTCAAACCCATGCGCCCCTCTGCGTTACCTTCGACGCCGACATGATCCCTACCCGGTATATGCTCACAAAAACTGTCCCGTATTTTTATCTGCCCTTTATGAAGCAGCTTCCTGACGACAGATGGATACTGCGCGAACTGGGCGAGATTGATCCCGATTACCGGATCGGTTTTATCCAGACGCCCCAGAGTTTTTATAACCCTGATCTGTTTCAGTACAATCTCTATTCTGAAGGCCGCATCCCCAATGAGCAGGATTATTTCTTTAGGGAAATTAATGTCATTAGGAACGCTTCCAATGCGCCTATCTACGCTGGTTCGAATACGGTCATTTCTCGTATCGCTTTGGAGCAGGTTGGTTACATAGCCACAGGTACCATTACCGAAGACTTTGCCACGGGGCTCAAGATACAGCGCAAAGGCTGGATCACTTATGGTACCTCCACGCCGCTGGCTCACGGCCTCGCTCCCGATGATATCGAAAGTCTCGTCAAACAGCGGGAACGCTGGGGACGGGGGTGTATCCAGAGTTTGCAGAACATGAATATCGTCGGCATGAAAGACCTGCCCTTCCTGTCCAAGATAAGTTATATAAACTGTTATTTTTACTGGTGGTCCTTTTTGGCACGGTTCATATTTATAGCTGCCCCCATTTTGTTCGCGGTTTTTCATTTACGGATTCTGGTTTGTTCGGTACAGCAGTTTTTCATTTTTTGGCTGCCCTATTTTATCCTTTCCAGTATCACGTCAAAACTAACTGCCGGGGCAACCCGCAACCAGCACTGGAACGGTGTTATTGATACCATCATGTTCCCATACCTGATGGTGCCTATCGTTAAGGAGGCCCTGGGGTTTAAGCTGGAGAAATTTGCCGTAACCAGAAAAGACAAGGCAACCGGCGAACAAAAATCTACGTTCTATTGGGCGCTGCCTCATTTGATGCTGCTGATATCATGCTTGGCCGCGCTCGGTATCTGCGTCAAGCTGACCCTTCAGTCGGCGACAATGTACAACATTGTCATGATGTACTGGCTTGTCATCAACAGCAAGAACCTGGTTCTGGCGATCTTTTTCATGATGGGGAGGAAAAATACCCGCAGTACAGAGCGTTTCTATGTTACTCTGCCCATAACAATTCACGGCGAATTCGGCGATATCCACGCCATGACAACAGATATTTCCGAGGAGGGGCTCGCCTTCACTATAGACAGGCCGGAATTTATTTCCCCCGATACTGATTTGAGCCTGATTCTGGAAGCTCCCCCCTATACGGCTAAAATGGTAGTCCGGGTACTCCATATAGATAACAGAAACAACAATGCCTGGAAATACTGCGTCCGCATCCTCACCCTTGACCGATATAATATCCGGCAGTATTTTCAGATTATTTATGATCGCCACCATTCCCTGCCGGATAAAATCGCCGAAAACTGGAGCCTCTATGACGATTATCAAATACAGCTTAACAAGCGATCTTCACTCCAGATTAACGCTCAAAGGAAACTGCCTCGTGTCGAGTTGAGTGCCATCGCCGCCCGTTCCGACGGGAGTGTGTGTATGGTGACAAGTTTTAATTACTATTACTTAAGCTTCAGGTTTTTCTCTCCCTGGCCGGAAGGCGATGACGAGGATGAGGTGAGGGCGCGGAGGAACAGGCCCGCCTGTGAGATTTTTGACGAAGCATATATGGAATTTGAGGGATATAATAATCTTCCGTTTCATATTGCCATAGAAAACAAGCTGCCTGGCGGGGATATACTGTTTTCAGTCATTAATTGGAGGACCCTTCTCAACAACAAGGATTACCCGTCCCTGATAGACAAGTGGGTGGCAGGAGTCAAAATGGAAGCCCTTATCCGGGGTGAGCGTAGTCTTCCCGAACTTCCGCCTGCCGACGAATATGCGGAGATATTGGAAGAGGCTTTTGTATGA
- a CDS encoding MBOAT family O-acyltransferase, producing MSLFFYAWGEPLYVLLMIFSIMVNWAFGLVVDKVKDNKKQVRITVITTCVVNLAILFVFKYLGFVVSNINMVAGRNLINFTSMALPLGISFYTFQSMSYVIDISRNDAKVEKNPFYVGLYVAFFPQLVAGPIVRYTDVADQILNRRFNGAIFFEGCCQFISGMGKKVLISNAMAMIADNIFNLSAMGHHVYNVPVTLAWLGLVAYTLQIFFDFSGYSEMAIGLGRMFGFEFLMNFNYPYIAKSIVDFWRRWHISLSTWFKEYVYIPLGGSRMANNDLMVRNTFVVWLLTGVWHGADWTYILWGLWHFVFIIFERLIKWDNLKIPNFLRHVYTLLVVMIGWLFFRAIDFYQFAQYFLNLVGMNNNGFYSDTAFMLLREYWVFFLFAIISSTPVIKNFGRLMRLEVMGVWNYLYTFFMPIGYITVFIISITFLAKGNYNPFIYFNF from the coding sequence ATGAGCCTTTTTTTCTACGCCTGGGGCGAGCCGCTCTATGTATTGCTGATGATTTTTTCGATAATGGTGAACTGGGCTTTTGGTCTCGTCGTTGATAAAGTGAAGGATAATAAAAAGCAGGTCAGGATTACTGTAATCACGACCTGCGTCGTCAACCTTGCGATCCTGTTTGTTTTTAAATACCTTGGCTTTGTGGTGAGTAATATCAATATGGTCGCAGGCCGCAATCTGATAAATTTTACCAGTATGGCCCTGCCTCTGGGTATTTCGTTTTATACTTTTCAGTCCATGTCCTATGTCATTGATATCAGCCGCAATGACGCCAAGGTGGAAAAGAACCCTTTTTACGTAGGCCTTTATGTCGCGTTTTTTCCTCAGCTCGTCGCCGGACCCATCGTCCGCTATACGGATGTCGCCGATCAGATCCTTAACCGCCGTTTTAACGGGGCTATTTTTTTTGAAGGATGCTGCCAGTTTATTTCAGGCATGGGGAAGAAAGTGCTTATCTCCAACGCTATGGCCATGATCGCGGATAATATTTTCAACCTTTCCGCTATGGGCCACCATGTTTACAATGTCCCTGTAACTCTCGCCTGGCTGGGTCTCGTCGCTTATACCCTGCAGATCTTTTTTGATTTTTCTGGTTATTCCGAAATGGCCATAGGTTTGGGCAGGATGTTTGGTTTTGAATTTTTGATGAACTTTAATTACCCCTATATCGCCAAATCAATTGTTGATTTCTGGCGCCGCTGGCATATTTCTCTTTCCACGTGGTTCAAAGAATATGTATATATCCCTCTTGGCGGTTCGCGGATGGCTAATAATGATTTGATGGTCCGCAACACCTTCGTGGTGTGGCTTTTGACCGGCGTTTGGCACGGCGCCGACTGGACCTATATTCTTTGGGGTCTGTGGCATTTCGTGTTCATTATTTTTGAACGCCTCATCAAGTGGGACAACTTGAAGATCCCCAATTTCCTGAGGCATGTTTATACCCTGCTGGTGGTAATGATAGGCTGGCTTTTCTTTCGGGCTATTGATTTCTATCAGTTCGCGCAGTATTTCTTGAACCTGGTGGGGATGAATAACAATGGGTTTTACAGCGACACTGCCTTCATGCTTCTGCGTGAATATTGGGTCTTTTTTCTTTTTGCAATTATATCATCAACGCCGGTTATCAAGAACTTTGGCCGTTTAATGAGACTGGAGGTGATGGGTGTTTGGAATTATTTGTATACTTTTTTTATGCCCATTGGTTATATAACGGTGTTTATTATTAGTATAACCTTCCTGGCCAAGGGGAATTACAACCCCTTTATTTACTTTAATTTTTAG
- a CDS encoding GDSL-type esterase/lipase family protein has protein sequence MAKNVGYKYIPIPENSQKKVLTRPIVCLGDSLTEGYVSSMVGIVDREHSYPAFLQEKVNVQVVNSGISGNTTKETLDRIEKDVLAYNPDMVIVFLGTNDFFLRDLPLEETQENLQKILDKINDGDRLIFLVKFYSNQILERFMSWKEWSVRRWQSTINKYDSMFEELAHKNNAVLISGVWEGIDIEADMPDSVHPDTHGYWLIEENIFLAVKSYISEENLIE, from the coding sequence ATGGCGAAAAATGTTGGCTATAAGTATATCCCCATCCCGGAAAATTCACAAAAAAAGGTCCTTACGAGGCCTATTGTTTGTCTTGGAGACAGTCTTACGGAAGGATATGTCTCTTCAATGGTTGGTATTGTGGATCGGGAACATTCATATCCGGCATTTTTACAGGAAAAGGTCAATGTTCAGGTTGTTAATTCCGGGATAAGCGGCAATACAACCAAGGAAACGTTGGATAGGATTGAAAAAGATGTTCTTGCGTACAACCCCGATATGGTTATTGTGTTTCTTGGAACAAACGACTTTTTTTTAAGGGATCTTCCTTTGGAAGAAACTCAGGAAAACTTACAGAAGATCCTGGATAAAATCAATGACGGCGACAGGCTGATATTCCTTGTAAAATTTTATTCAAACCAAATACTGGAAAGGTTTATGAGCTGGAAGGAATGGTCTGTAAGGAGGTGGCAAAGCACAATTAATAAATATGATAGTATGTTTGAAGAATTGGCGCATAAAAATAACGCAGTATTGATTAGCGGAGTCTGGGAGGGAATTGATATTGAGGCGGATATGCCCGATTCGGTTCATCCAGATACGCATGGTTATTGGCTTATTGAAGAAAATATCTTTTTAGCTGTAAAATCATACATCTCTGAAGAAAATCTGATAGAATAG
- a CDS encoding CotH kinase family protein, with amino-acid sequence MEKILPFLLLLGAAFSGCSNGIYVPPEEPPSGAEVSGRFREHLNDDFTVDLGFESHLPIVVVDTQGESFELTRYWNSESGYAVPIPGAKLYMASVISVYDAGAALNKITDTPAYQTDAHIRLSLEPLAPFDPVEKVDYQINLRDQGGNDKKLALLGMKSRSEWILRGNSSDGSLIRNYLAREVSKQVMHNTPDLRFCELLIKSTGGYEYRGVYTLCETVGEGEGLLDLDGNLPPFRKKLERVFAGSQGSVSYITWRSPYNSESIFLNTYAMNEGFADNGFELIYPFKELSRNDLEKIEENISQAEQVLYSDIPVVYVNYPKYIDVDFFVDYFIINEYFMNYRIGYSGVYIYKSPYGKIRVGVLNDNLSSFDNDKNLSADPGRTMFAETPWFIRFIRDKAFLQKLESRYSLLKRGVLSDVNMISLVDGIAEFLEPAAERDWYRWGENYSSGSFSAELIKIKYMMVRHNAVIGDAIRRMGWEENLMDSSYSNLRSSLYFFGFVALFVLCVRIGRYH; translated from the coding sequence ATGGAAAAGATATTGCCGTTTTTACTGTTGCTGGGAGCAGCGTTCTCGGGATGCAGCAATGGCATCTACGTTCCCCCGGAAGAGCCGCCGTCAGGGGCCGAAGTTTCCGGGCGGTTTCGGGAACACCTGAATGACGATTTCACTGTCGATTTAGGATTTGAAAGCCATCTCCCCATTGTTGTGGTTGATACCCAGGGGGAATCCTTTGAACTGACCCGGTATTGGAATAGTGAAAGTGGGTATGCCGTGCCAATTCCCGGGGCGAAACTTTACATGGCAAGCGTTATCTCCGTCTATGACGCCGGCGCCGCGCTTAATAAGATCACCGATACCCCCGCATACCAAACCGATGCCCATATAAGGCTTTCTCTTGAACCTTTGGCGCCTTTTGACCCGGTGGAAAAAGTGGACTACCAGATAAATCTGCGGGATCAGGGCGGAAACGACAAAAAACTTGCCCTGCTGGGCATGAAAAGCCGCAGCGAATGGATACTGCGAGGCAACTCAAGCGACGGATCACTGATCCGGAATTATCTTGCCAGGGAGGTTTCTAAACAGGTAATGCATAATACTCCGGATTTGCGTTTTTGTGAGCTTTTAATTAAGTCTACCGGAGGCTACGAATACAGGGGAGTGTATACCTTATGCGAGACTGTGGGCGAGGGGGAAGGTCTGCTTGATTTGGACGGCAATTTGCCGCCCTTCAGGAAAAAGCTTGAGAGAGTTTTCGCCGGGAGTCAAGGATCAGTAAGTTATATCACCTGGCGCAGCCCCTACAATTCAGAATCGATATTTTTAAACACCTACGCCATGAATGAAGGTTTTGCCGATAACGGATTTGAATTGATATATCCGTTCAAAGAGCTTTCCAGAAACGATCTTGAAAAAATAGAAGAAAATATCAGTCAAGCCGAGCAGGTTTTGTATTCCGACATTCCTGTTGTTTATGTGAATTACCCGAAATATATTGATGTGGATTTTTTTGTTGATTACTTTATAATAAATGAATATTTTATGAACTACCGTATCGGCTATTCAGGTGTGTATATTTATAAAAGTCCTTACGGGAAAATCCGAGTCGGCGTTCTGAACGATAACCTTTCCAGTTTTGATAATGACAAAAATCTGTCCGCTGATCCTGGCAGGACAATGTTTGCCGAAACTCCTTGGTTTATCCGGTTCATCAGAGATAAGGCGTTTCTGCAAAAATTGGAAAGCCGCTATTCCCTGCTCAAGAGGGGTGTTTTGTCCGACGTGAATATGATTTCACTGGTTGACGGTATCGCCGAATTTCTTGAACCTGCGGCGGAACGGGATTGGTATCGCTGGGGCGAAAATTATTCGTCGGGCAGTTTCAGCGCCGAACTTATCAAAATCAAATATATGATGGTCCGGCATAACGCGGTTATCGGCGACGCCATTCGGCGCATGGGCTGGGAAGAAAACCTGATGGATAGTTCCTACAGTAATCTCCGTTCGTCGTTGTATTTTTTTGGTTTTGTGGCCTTGTTTGTACTGTGCGTCCGCATCGGAAGGTATCATTAA
- a CDS encoding alginate O-acetyltransferase AlgX-related protein has translation MIEIDSKAKEAKQILLYEMARRQTGILLVVMMSIFSLVNGVWQFVPTLWTGIVWSLQNATGPTELKGFLSAVESNLGGDLLGKNQFIEFYAFMEKLQGKEESDNFWAVKNKAGDIMYSNFYPDNVDSLGECVRRIWRLKQTVAQTGTKVFFVMPPTLYIRGKEDFSPGLPYGDYNYREDTFLYWLDQFGIDNLDLRESLKDNNIAPEDYFFHTDHHWRLETSFAAFGDIVAWLDETFGVDLDPDRFYTDISNYYQRTYENASLGSFGRKTGIIFSGLDDFTVLWPKFDDQTDFTYYPRFLLPYSQPISGPFTESLLYPRLISTENPYINDFYGVYQSGIKSHEKIINNKNPDLPKMLLIRDSFSLPLGVFMAPLFSQIDCIWPANSDNFFFDIDAYLQENHFDFIMIEMYQENLITKNFYYNPNSLPNEPFSGGMEQE, from the coding sequence ATGATAGAAATTGACAGCAAGGCAAAAGAAGCAAAACAGATTCTTCTCTATGAGATGGCCCGTCGGCAGACAGGTATTCTGCTTGTTGTTATGATGAGCATATTCAGCCTGGTAAACGGGGTATGGCAATTCGTCCCTACGCTCTGGACAGGCATTGTATGGTCCCTGCAAAACGCAACAGGCCCGACCGAATTGAAAGGATTTTTATCCGCCGTAGAAAGCAACCTTGGCGGCGATCTTTTGGGTAAAAACCAGTTTATTGAATTTTATGCATTCATGGAAAAGCTTCAGGGCAAGGAAGAATCGGACAATTTCTGGGCGGTCAAGAATAAAGCCGGAGATATCATGTATTCCAATTTTTATCCCGATAATGTGGACAGCCTTGGTGAATGTGTCCGCCGGATTTGGCGCTTGAAACAAACCGTGGCCCAAACCGGCACCAAAGTATTTTTCGTCATGCCCCCAACCCTGTACATCCGGGGAAAAGAAGACTTCTCCCCCGGCCTCCCTTACGGCGACTATAACTACCGGGAGGACACATTCCTGTACTGGCTCGATCAATTCGGCATAGACAATCTCGATCTGCGGGAGAGTCTTAAAGATAACAACATTGCGCCGGAAGACTATTTTTTCCATACCGATCATCATTGGCGCCTAGAAACCTCCTTTGCCGCATTTGGAGATATTGTTGCGTGGCTGGATGAAACTTTCGGCGTAGACCTCGATCCGGATCGCTTTTATACTGATATATCGAACTACTATCAACGAACCTATGAAAACGCTTCCTTGGGTTCCTTTGGCAGGAAGACGGGTATTATTTTTTCCGGTTTGGATGATTTCACCGTGCTATGGCCCAAATTCGACGACCAGACGGATTTTACCTATTATCCCCGTTTTCTCCTGCCCTATTCCCAGCCCATAAGCGGCCCATTTACGGAATCCCTGTTGTATCCGCGCCTTATTTCCACTGAAAACCCGTATATAAACGATTTTTACGGTGTGTACCAAAGCGGTATAAAGAGCCATGAAAAAATCATCAACAATAAAAACCCCGATCTCCCCAAAATGCTGCTTATCCGCGATTCTTTCAGTCTTCCTCTGGGCGTTTTCATGGCGCCTTTGTTCAGTCAGATAGACTGTATTTGGCCTGCCAACAGCGATAATTTCTTTTTTGACATCGACGCTTACTTGCAAGAGAATCATTTCGATTTTATAATGATCGAAATGTACCAGGAAAATCTGATAACGAAAAATTTTTACTATAACCCAAATTCCCTGCCGAACGAGCCGTTTTCGGGAGGTATGGAGCAAGAATGA
- a CDS encoding adenylate/guanylate cyclase domain-containing protein gives MSDSNNTDIAKKTSTGVRFPFGIRLVVIVTVILLGAIWAISGLMAAMVASEFGRSAEENNLTINNRAAAGIEENIYKIRADALILLDTIDSIKDYAIGGGSSALVRQAENIFFERNQTILALIIPGSDEYINRAFFTNREVNPSGLAAWLLREREAIERASQGEPVLRNAASALDMPLLVLFYPWQERGVEEAAAIFFSPEILSKISGAGANSTFLINDAGDVLVHPDMKMALAGANEADSLLVKSLWESSGESIALLYTDEGSRFYGAGRRLSIAGAAVFSTLEYSLITQRIAATTRSNILLSITVMFLAILISWFFSKTVTTPIRKLMKAAAKIELGEFQLNDLKAKSHDELGLLTSRFVHMGNELSKWEQVKNLVGRFNNSAISAKARNDEFVLTGEYRQVVIIYCEFLSFPEISAGLSAAESLALLNRYISKMVDSVEKTGGVVDRNMGRSLIAVWGAPMSQADRAADAMNCIRSALMMRAALWELNANRGANDKPLIRIGVGIHTGEVIAGGLGSKNLVEYSVAGDAIDIAAQAKVLCAANRTDILVTQSVVDLVEGKILSEELAPFAAGGKPLGIHGLVNLKALKAKEKQRWPFTLDDVRESLGHGGPVPGQAAETSVGGE, from the coding sequence TTGTCAGATAGTAACAATACAGATATCGCAAAAAAAACCAGCACAGGGGTCAGATTTCCTTTTGGCATAAGGCTGGTTGTTATTGTTACTGTGATACTCCTGGGGGCTATCTGGGCTATTTCGGGTCTTATGGCTGCGATGGTTGCTTCTGAATTTGGCAGGAGCGCCGAAGAAAACAACCTTACTATCAATAACAGGGCTGCGGCCGGAATCGAAGAAAACATCTACAAAATCAGGGCCGACGCCCTCATACTCCTTGATACCATTGATTCCATAAAAGATTATGCCATTGGCGGGGGTTCTTCGGCTCTGGTAAGGCAGGCTGAAAATATTTTCTTTGAACGGAACCAAACCATCCTGGCGCTTATAATCCCCGGCAGCGATGAGTATATAAACCGGGCATTTTTTACGAATCGCGAAGTTAATCCTTCCGGGTTGGCTGCCTGGCTTTTGCGTGAGCGGGAGGCAATCGAAAGGGCAAGCCAGGGCGAACCGGTCTTAAGAAATGCGGCTTCCGCGCTGGATATGCCCCTTCTGGTTCTCTTTTACCCCTGGCAGGAAAGGGGCGTTGAAGAGGCAGCGGCGATTTTCTTTTCCCCGGAAATTCTATCCAAAATATCCGGCGCAGGGGCCAATTCGACCTTCCTTATCAATGATGCAGGGGATGTGCTGGTTCACCCGGATATGAAAATGGCCCTCGCGGGCGCAAACGAAGCTGACAGCCTCCTGGTAAAAAGCCTTTGGGAGAGCAGCGGGGAAAGCATAGCGCTTCTTTATACTGATGAAGGCAGCAGGTTTTACGGAGCAGGGCGCAGGCTTTCCATTGCCGGGGCGGCTGTGTTTTCGACCCTCGAATACAGCCTCATTACCCAGCGCATTGCCGCTACTACGAGAAGCAATATACTCCTCTCCATAACAGTAATGTTCCTCGCCATACTCATCTCATGGTTCTTCTCTAAAACTGTTACTACCCCCATCAGGAAGCTTATGAAGGCTGCGGCAAAAATAGAGCTTGGCGAATTTCAGCTTAATGATCTGAAAGCCAAATCCCATGATGAATTGGGGCTTTTAACTTCCCGCTTTGTTCATATGGGGAATGAGCTTTCCAAGTGGGAACAGGTAAAGAACCTGGTAGGCCGTTTCAACAACAGCGCTATTTCTGCGAAGGCCAGAAATGATGAGTTTGTTTTGACAGGCGAATACAGGCAGGTTGTAATAATCTACTGTGAATTTCTTTCTTTTCCGGAAATTTCAGCCGGGCTGAGCGCCGCAGAATCCCTGGCTCTCCTTAACCGTTATATTTCCAAAATGGTTGACAGCGTGGAAAAAACAGGCGGTGTGGTAGACAGGAATATGGGGAGAAGTTTGATAGCTGTCTGGGGCGCTCCGATGTCCCAGGCGGACAGGGCTGCTGACGCCATGAACTGCATACGTTCAGCCTTGATGATGAGGGCAGCCCTGTGGGAGCTTAACGCCAACCGGGGGGCCAACGATAAACCCCTTATCCGTATAGGTGTAGGTATACACACAGGGGAGGTAATCGCAGGCGGCCTGGGGTCCAAAAATCTTGTGGAATACTCGGTAGCGGGGGATGCAATAGATATTGCAGCCCAGGCAAAAGTCCTATGCGCGGCAAACAGGACAGACATTCTTGTCACCCAATCAGTTGTCGATTTGGTTGAGGGCAAGATCCTCTCGGAGGAACTTGCGCCCTTTGCGGCCGGCGGCAAGCCGCTGGGTATTCACGGGCTTGTAAACCTCAAAGCGCTAAAAGCAAAGGAGAAGCAGCGCTGGCCTTTCACCCTTGATGACGTAAGGGAATCATTAGGCCATGGCGGGCCGGTTCCCGGACAGGCGGCGGAAACTTCCGTCGGCGGGGAATGA
- a CDS encoding glycoside hydrolase family 16 protein, which yields MIIEKTTKIGMAFFMLLITLLMDCSCIKHVESFPENEGTGASEDYQLIWEDNFDGSSIDTSNWIVVRWGADTVPAGELEIYQPSNVTMEEEPVSGNSCMVLTAKIDTNKSGKGQITSGRVDSYGKRQFQYGKIEASIKLPKTANGLWPAFWMLGTDEMEIGWPMCGEIDIMEMGSSYAYKNNTQETLNFGTIHYGPREENWEHPMIYQWYNNEYSLQDGSFHLYTLIWDENRINMFLDMDRFPDRAPYFSQAINFVDKEGYNLADFFRKPFRIIFNLAVGGEYPDIYEIDGIKALNATNNFEAKMYIDFVRVLQK from the coding sequence ATGATAATAGAAAAAACAACTAAAATAGGTATGGCGTTCTTTATGCTCCTGATAACTCTGTTAATGGACTGTTCATGTATTAAGCATGTCGAGTCATTCCCCGAAAACGAAGGCACTGGCGCTTCAGAAGATTACCAACTTATTTGGGAGGATAACTTCGACGGGTCGAGCATTGATACCAGCAATTGGATAGTGGTGCGGTGGGGCGCAGATACTGTTCCTGCAGGGGAGCTGGAAATTTATCAGCCCTCCAATGTAACAATGGAAGAAGAACCTGTTTCCGGGAATTCCTGCATGGTCTTGACTGCAAAAATTGATACCAATAAAAGCGGAAAGGGGCAGATCACCTCCGGACGGGTTGACTCCTACGGAAAAAGGCAGTTTCAATACGGAAAGATAGAGGCAAGCATTAAACTGCCCAAAACAGCGAACGGTTTATGGCCTGCTTTCTGGATGCTCGGTACAGATGAAATGGAAATTGGCTGGCCCATGTGCGGCGAAATAGATATTATGGAAATGGGAAGTTCCTATGCTTATAAAAATAATACCCAGGAAACCCTAAATTTTGGCACGATACATTATGGCCCTAGAGAAGAGAACTGGGAGCATCCCATGATATACCAATGGTACAATAATGAGTACAGCCTTCAGGATGGTTCCTTCCACCTCTATACGCTAATATGGGATGAAAACAGGATTAATATGTTTCTGGATATGGACAGATTTCCGGACCGGGCGCCGTATTTTTCGCAGGCCATAAATTTTGTTGACAAAGAAGGCTACAATTTGGCTGATTTTTTCAGGAAACCGTTTCGCATAATATTTAATCTTGCTGTTGGCGGAGAGTATCCTGATATTTATGAAATTGATGGTATTAAAGCTTTGAATGCGACGAATAATTTCGAAGCTAAAATGTATATCGACTTTGTCCGGGTATTGCAGAAATGA